The following proteins come from a genomic window of Geomonas sp. RF6:
- a CDS encoding spermidine synthase, translating into MAAPGRAKGPEKVVHTEPSIYRKITVYESEGERCIRFGRERAPRQTCISLKDPGHLVFNYTKMMLAALYLHPEPRRILIIGLGGGTLATTLSAIFPEAEIDTVEIDPAVVRVAQRYFGFRVSDRVRVAEEDGRAFVRRAAREGESFDIVMLDAFEQEYIPEHLLTREFLTEVKSVLTPEGVLAANTWSSSRLYDRESETYESVFGRFFSLRKVNRVILARKDGVPSKEMIRENAYALDKRLGSFGVWSQQLLPLFSMNRDWRHGAPILTDRGTASRPS; encoded by the coding sequence ATGGCAGCGCCCGGACGCGCAAAAGGACCAGAAAAGGTCGTGCACACGGAGCCCTCGATATACCGCAAGATCACCGTGTACGAGAGCGAAGGGGAGAGGTGCATCCGTTTCGGGCGTGAGCGCGCCCCGCGCCAGACCTGCATTTCGCTGAAAGATCCCGGGCACCTCGTCTTCAATTACACGAAGATGATGCTTGCCGCGTTGTATCTGCACCCGGAGCCGAGAAGGATCCTCATCATCGGGCTGGGAGGGGGGACTCTGGCGACGACACTTTCCGCCATATTTCCCGAAGCGGAGATCGATACGGTGGAGATCGACCCTGCCGTGGTGCGCGTGGCGCAGAGGTACTTCGGCTTCCGCGTGAGTGACAGGGTCCGCGTTGCAGAGGAGGACGGCCGGGCCTTCGTGCGCCGCGCGGCGCGGGAGGGTGAGAGTTTCGACATTGTCATGCTCGATGCTTTCGAGCAGGAGTACATCCCGGAGCACCTGCTGACACGGGAGTTTCTGACGGAGGTGAAGAGCGTACTGACGCCGGAAGGTGTGCTGGCCGCGAATACCTGGTCCTCCAGCCGGCTGTACGATCGGGAATCGGAGACGTACGAGTCTGTCTTTGGCAGGTTTTTCAGTCTCCGCAAGGTGAACAGGGTCATCCTGGCCCGGAAGGACGGAGTGCCGTCGAAGGAAATGATCAGGGAGAATGCCTACGCGCTGGACAAGCGGCTCGGCTCATTCGGAGTATGGAGCCAGCAGCTCTTGCCCCTCTTTTCCATGAACCGCGACTGGCGCCACGGCGCCCCCATTCTCACTGACAGAGGGACCGCGTCGCGACCGAGTTAG